A portion of the Candidatus Dormiibacterota bacterium genome contains these proteins:
- a CDS encoding kelch repeat-containing protein, with protein MKQIALLAVLVLVTVGRVEAACPSGAAAPITSGTGAAGLPVVFSFSDGPINAAFFLLGDGDRNNSGTLATTDWLERLGDLDGDGRIEYRLRAPGEGPGGWGDPRTIGCPATAASPYPPLVVILSQPREDLDRDGLFDVFEDINHNRQLDFGEDRDFDGRLTGPNGCEGVTREDQDCDGHLDVFNEDLNGNGVLDPGEDRDGDGRLDLVNEDRNHDQVLNDRPLPQPSDVMFEVLPDGTHRPLPPYYPYTSFRPAPGGLVVASVAWNGSAYDFDAINSPARTITGTDGTVYRAIDASLRENVFGFRVTSARVDYIQSAERFRLEPSAPARVDDAGGQRVVFDRFAAALQTIGFPQPSQHFLETGTTAAEVPMTGGFLSVAPVPNGVVASLEGGIRSSGSDAFLQGLAVLPTVRVKTLDQDMDTWLLPYDICPTVPASIVLGFQPDANLDGVGDACDPTLDPLAIIDHSWTTLVTSVNPGERRGAAAAYDASRGVIVLFGGSDDTATWEYDGTTWTSLQTPLAPDARAGHRMVYDDTNRRVLLFGGTRFAGGALNDLWQYTASSWRRIDTPIAPPPQSPETILPGAPVTPSFGMTYDSAHRLLVLFGGRADGRTWVFDDKLWRVAPSPRSPLPRNEPQMVYDPVRQLTVLHGGIDLFQFAPSPRLFNDTWEFDGAVWQPVDAQGDLPPNWGGATAYDPVRRRAMNNGGVFERLILNCSPFGGCTLFRVFQPGTGTRVYDGTGWSIVPTRPTGDSGEGIASAYDGARDRMFVYGGDNLPGRQAEYLQPVDDDGDGIESMRDNCPLAANPDQADGDHDGFGDVCDNCPGVANPTQRDLDRDHLGDACDDDIDGDGVANRDDACPASYVDGRPSASIGGGGGPDSDGDGIADDCDACPHDPANDADRDGICGDVDNCPTTFNPLQDDTNHDGSGDACQPTLFLGNVQQDGGSTLEVMARAFDPNGDLLSGSIEFFEHDTFTLRTLDPSSPNPCATDAYPPGTPGVGIGYFANPEGGAVLFDIDSQLGEAFPGLVCSDGQPDYATALGTCNSPLSGPQLLLTVYQAPTVICIGRFDPRTGDFLFGTPRTDLTVVAMDAQTIQLLNVLRAPSWTIPFSSGLPQTSPLANLLPGVTYRMIITVTDGSTVPVTAEAIVLYQGEQQLVIDDGQRVTDLGVDLKGAPGKGSWLVSWRTTGEFYVRGFNVVEVDNKGNHVRLNPVLIPCQECVTGLGADYATVVPKHKSGKNIFVDMLLTDGTVRTFGPARP; from the coding sequence ATGAAACAGATCGCTCTCCTCGCTGTCCTGGTCCTCGTGACGGTTGGCCGCGTCGAGGCTGCCTGTCCGTCCGGCGCCGCCGCGCCGATCACGAGCGGGACCGGAGCAGCCGGTCTCCCTGTCGTGTTCAGCTTCAGCGATGGTCCCATCAACGCGGCGTTCTTCCTCCTCGGCGACGGTGATCGGAACAACAGCGGCACACTTGCGACGACGGACTGGCTGGAGAGGCTCGGCGATCTCGACGGGGACGGACGGATCGAATACCGCCTGCGCGCCCCAGGCGAGGGACCGGGAGGCTGGGGGGATCCGCGCACGATCGGCTGTCCTGCGACTGCGGCGTCGCCCTATCCGCCGCTGGTGGTGATCCTCAGTCAGCCGCGGGAGGATCTCGACCGCGACGGACTGTTCGACGTCTTCGAGGACATCAATCACAATCGCCAGCTCGATTTCGGCGAGGACCGCGATTTCGACGGCCGTCTGACCGGGCCCAACGGCTGCGAGGGGGTGACGCGCGAGGACCAGGACTGCGATGGACATCTCGACGTCTTCAACGAGGATCTGAACGGCAACGGCGTTCTCGATCCCGGCGAGGACAGGGACGGAGACGGCCGATTGGACCTCGTCAACGAAGATCGGAACCATGACCAAGTCTTGAACGACCGCCCCCTTCCACAACCAAGTGACGTGATGTTCGAGGTCCTGCCGGACGGGACGCATCGACCCCTGCCGCCCTACTACCCGTACACCTCGTTCCGTCCCGCCCCGGGCGGGCTGGTCGTCGCCTCGGTCGCGTGGAACGGTTCGGCGTACGACTTCGACGCCATCAACAGCCCGGCCCGCACGATCACAGGGACCGACGGCACCGTGTACCGCGCGATTGACGCCTCGCTGCGCGAGAACGTCTTCGGGTTCCGGGTCACGTCGGCGCGGGTCGATTACATCCAGTCCGCCGAGCGGTTCCGTCTCGAGCCGTCGGCTCCGGCCCGCGTCGATGACGCGGGGGGGCAGCGGGTCGTCTTCGACCGCTTCGCGGCGGCTCTCCAGACCATCGGATTTCCACAGCCCAGCCAGCATTTCCTGGAGACCGGGACGACGGCGGCCGAGGTTCCGATGACGGGCGGCTTCCTGTCGGTCGCCCCTGTACCCAACGGCGTGGTCGCCTCGCTCGAGGGAGGGATTCGATCGAGCGGCTCCGATGCCTTCCTCCAGGGCCTCGCGGTGCTGCCGACCGTCCGGGTGAAGACGCTCGACCAGGACATGGACACCTGGCTGCTGCCTTACGATATCTGCCCGACCGTCCCGGCTTCGATAGTTCTGGGATTCCAGCCTGATGCGAATCTCGACGGTGTCGGGGATGCCTGCGACCCTACGCTCGATCCGCTGGCGATCATCGATCACTCCTGGACAACTCTTGTGACTTCGGTCAATCCGGGGGAACGCAGGGGCGCGGCGGCCGCTTATGACGCGAGCCGGGGCGTGATCGTCCTGTTCGGCGGCTCGGACGACACGGCGACGTGGGAGTACGACGGCACGACCTGGACGAGCCTCCAGACACCGTTGGCCCCGGACGCCCGCGCTGGTCACCGGATGGTCTACGACGATACGAACCGGCGTGTCCTTCTGTTCGGTGGAACCCGTTTCGCAGGCGGCGCGCTCAACGATCTCTGGCAGTACACCGCCTCGTCGTGGAGAAGAATCGACACGCCGATAGCACCGCCGCCCCAGTCCCCTGAGACCATCCTTCCCGGGGCTCCGGTCACACCGTCGTTCGGCATGACTTACGACTCGGCCCACCGACTGCTGGTCCTGTTCGGCGGCAGGGCGGATGGACGGACCTGGGTGTTCGACGACAAACTCTGGAGAGTCGCGCCGAGCCCCCGATCGCCGCTTCCCCGCAACGAGCCGCAGATGGTTTATGACCCGGTGCGTCAGCTCACCGTTCTGCACGGCGGCATCGACCTCTTCCAATTCGCACCCTCGCCGCGTCTGTTCAACGACACCTGGGAGTTCGACGGCGCCGTCTGGCAGCCGGTCGACGCCCAGGGGGACCTGCCTCCCAACTGGGGCGGGGCGACGGCCTACGATCCTGTCCGCCGGCGGGCGATGAACAACGGGGGGGTGTTCGAGAGGCTGATCTTGAATTGCTCTCCATTTGGAGGGTGCACCTTATTCCGCGTTTTCCAGCCCGGCACAGGAACGCGCGTTTACGACGGCACGGGCTGGTCGATCGTTCCGACGCGACCGACCGGCGATTCGGGAGAAGGGATCGCGTCCGCCTATGATGGCGCCCGCGATCGCATGTTCGTGTACGGTGGAGACAATCTGCCGGGACGGCAGGCTGAATATCTCCAGCCCGTCGACGACGACGGCGACGGGATCGAGAGCATGCGGGACAACTGCCCGCTCGCCGCGAACCCCGACCAGGCCGACGGCGACCACGACGGCTTCGGTGATGTCTGCGACAACTGCCCCGGCGTCGCCAACCCGACGCAGCGCGATCTCGACCGCGACCATCTCGGCGATGCCTGCGACGACGACATCGATGGAGACGGCGTGGCGAACCGCGACGATGCCTGCCCGGCGTCGTACGTGGACGGCCGCCCGTCGGCATCGATCGGGGGCGGCGGCGGGCCGGACAGCGACGGCGACGGCATCGCCGACGATTGCGACGCCTGCCCGCACGATCCCGCCAACGACGCCGATCGGGACGGGATCTGCGGCGATGTCGACAATTGCCCCACGACCTTCAACCCGCTCCAGGACGACACCAATCACGATGGCTCGGGGGACGCCTGCCAGCCGACTCTGTTCCTCGGAAACGTTCAGCAGGACGGCGGATCGACGCTCGAGGTCATGGCCCGCGCGTTCGACCCCAACGGAGATCTTCTGTCCGGCTCGATCGAGTTCTTCGAGCATGACACGTTCACGCTGCGAACGCTCGATCCGTCCAGCCCGAACCCATGCGCGACCGACGCGTACCCACCGGGGACGCCGGGGGTTGGAATCGGCTATTTCGCAAATCCTGAAGGAGGCGCGGTTCTCTTCGATATCGATTCGCAGCTGGGCGAGGCGTTCCCCGGCCTGGTGTGCAGCGACGGTCAACCGGACTACGCGACGGCCCTGGGGACCTGCAACTCTCCGTTGTCGGGTCCGCAACTCCTCCTCACTGTCTACCAGGCGCCCACGGTCATCTGCATCGGCCGTTTCGACCCGCGCACGGGGGACTTCCTCTTCGGCACGCCGCGCACCGATCTGACGGTGGTCGCCATGGACGCCCAGACGATCCAGCTCTTGAACGTACTGCGGGCGCCCTCGTGGACCATCCCCTTCTCCTCCGGCCTGCCGCAGACGAGCCCGCTCGCAAACCTCCTGCCCGGCGTCACCTATCGCATGATCATCACGGTGACCGACGGCTCGACCGTGCCGGTCACGGCGGAGGCTATCGTCCTGTATCAGGGCGAACAGCAACTGGTCATCGACGACGGCCAGCGGGTGACCGACCTCGGCGTCGACTTGAAGGGTGCGCCGGGCAAGGGCTCATGGCTCGTGAGCTGGCGCACCACGGGTGAGTTCTACGTCCGCGGGTTCAACGTCGTCGAAGTGGACAACAAGGGAAATCACGTTCGGCTGAATCCCGTGCTGATCCCCTGCCAGGAGTGCGTCACTGGACTGGGGGCCGATTACGCCACGGTCGTTCCGAAGCACAAGAGCGGTAAGAACATCTTCGTCGACATGCTGCTGACCGACGGGACGGTCCGGACCTTCGGCCCGGCCCGACCCTAG